The following coding sequences lie in one Arachis ipaensis cultivar K30076 chromosome B05, Araip1.1, whole genome shotgun sequence genomic window:
- the LOC110263058 gene encoding DEAD-box ATP-dependent RNA helicase 13-like, giving the protein MEDLVAELNMPKVLKRLSLARQIDKITPKNSQVKAEKNWFDRNANSVELVTENDDGKEEQVNKHKQMKTSSKQLKTLQQVRMDVKDFA; this is encoded by the exons atgGAAGATCTTGTTGCAG AACTCAACATGCCAAAAGTTTTAAAACGATTGTCTCTTGCACGCCAAATTGACAAAATAACACCAAAGAATTCACAG GTGAAAGCTGAGAAAAATTGGTTTGATCGAAATGCTAACTCAGTTGAATTAGTTACTGAAAATGACGACGGTAAGGAGGAACAAGTGAACAAACACAAGCAAATGAAAACCAGTTCTAAACAATTGAAGACATTGCAACAG GTGCGCATGGATGTTAAGGATTTTGCTTGA